The Silurus meridionalis isolate SWU-2019-XX chromosome 26, ASM1480568v1, whole genome shotgun sequence region CTGGCTTTagaaaagttaaataaatgacCATAAATGGTAAAAATCTATGTAACTTATTAGAAAAGATTAATCTCTGTTtgtcagggatccccctgccacgccctcctcagtagctgtcagggatccccctgccacgcccccctcggtagcTGTCGCGCTGCCTTGCTCTGCCGCGCCCGGCGTTAATGAGAGACAGGTGTCTCTCATTACCGAATCCCCATAAAAGCTCTCGTTCCCATCTCACTCTTGTCGGAACTACTATATGGCTACGGTCACCGGCCGAGTACGTGACTGCCAGTATTCGCCGCTGGTTCCGAGGATTACCTTTGTTCCGTGGAGACTTTCCTTGTCTCGAATTATACTCACGTGGGGATCTTTCGTGACAGCGGTTcataactctctctctttctgactcTTTGTTGTGTTCTGGATGTTCAATAAACATGATTGAGCTACTTCCGCTTTTGGCTCGTATTCCGTGCCCTGACACTGTCACTGCTGTAAAATAACACACAGAATATGGAGAATAACAAAGATTTTAGGAGTCAGCTGTCCACTGTCATCCTTAAGGTACCAGCAAAATGACACACTCAGGAAAATATTGCCTAATTATCATTATTGCTAAAATCCCCAAAAATATGAACATAATATTTTCTGTAAGTTTCACACCCCCCAAAATCCATttgataatatttatatacGTAATaggtttaatacacacacacacacacacacacacatatatatatatatatatatatatatatatataattatttgtattttttttttttttgctctagcACTGTAACTAAATCACAGATGCTTTGAGGGAACATGGGTATCATTTTGGAAACCTTTGAGGCCTAAAAAGAGTTCGTAGAGATCTGCCAAAGACATAGATAAACATAAACAGATTTCAGTCTCCACCAATTACTTCTTTGTATGTTTACAGgctttaaacacacaaaaaggtaACTTGTAGTACTGTGGATTCACCTCAGAGGTTCCAGCTGTATGCAATTTTCtttagaagaaaataaaatcaaaattgaGCATTCAACAGTGCtgttgtataaaagaaaaaagtattaaataaagaaataaataaataataaagtggtCAGttgagaattattattatttattttttttacttgtaaatttgcattttaatgctcTGGACCAGACACGCATTATGTTTCCTTacagcacataaaaaaaaacagttgtggTCAGAGAGCTTCCGCTCTCCTCCATCTAAAACACAACTGAAGTGTTTCCTGACTGAAGCACAACGATCTCAGAGTGCAGCTGAACCGTGTTCCAGCTACAGCATGAAGACTGTTCTTTTGTTCTGTGAGTGAAGCTCAGCATACATTTTACtttatgacattttattataagATGACTGGATCCTAAACTATTAACATGTTGTATTTGTTCTTCACTAGATCTTCTTGTGTGCTGTGGAGCTGCAGAAGGTTTCACAGAGAAGTTGGTGGATTTGGGACAAAATGTGACTTTACAGTGTGAAGTGGCTGTAAGACATGTGTCCTGGTACCTGATGAAGCAATCAGAACCTCCAGTGTATATTTTACTCTCTCCCTCAAGTATAATTCTGAATCCAGAATACAGTAACCAGACCTTCAGAAAGATTTTCTCAGTGCAATACAACAGCagtttatttatacacaatatcAGTACTAATGAATTAGGAGTGTATCATTGTATTCATTGTGGTTCACCTCCTAACATCAGCCGTGGAATCAGACTTTACACCCAGAATCATGCAGCTggtgagtttatttattatactttatataatttCAATATCTAAATGTTTTTGGCCAAATTTAGCAAGaacattgtgtttattattttatagttttaaatgGATTGTTTATTTAGATCAGTGAGTCTCAATGTGGAGTCTgggatttttaaaataattataatgaaatgtaataataccTCTCCATTATCACAGTTATTGTGTATCACAAAATCTTTTGATTATATGAACCTGTTTGGCTGTTCTTGTAAATGAAAAAGTTAATCTAATACGTCAAATttgaacaattaaaatgttattgtatacATTTGAATAATGTGATTAAAATTGTATTGAGGGCAGCGACTTGGAATTAGATTTTACTTCTAAAGTGGTTCCTGTCTGTGTGAACCAGGACTTTACATGGGAATATCTATGATGCATTTTTTGCACCTCACTTTGTAAATTTGTAATTTAGGACTTGtgtcttttttccttttgtcaTTTATAATTTGGAAAATTTACACAGTAAGTATTTTATTGTACGGTGTAAAAAACTGTttacaaatgaaatataaaaacttaAATCTTGAGACTCAAGATCTCAAACCCTGTCTGATATAAAACAGATTAACAACAAAGGTTGTTAAAGTATTTCTTTAAcaataaagtgtaaatattcTGTTATTTTTAGCTTCAGGTTTAAAAAATCAGACGAGTAAACCTGACCATCAGCAGAGTGAAGAGAATGGATTGACCCTTTTGCCGTTTCTCATCGTATCAGTAATAATAATCTGCATTCTGATCATCACAGTTACAGGTGagttttatttgctatttattgtaataagCAGTAATGAAGTATAGTCCTGCACACCTGTAAAAATACGATCATTTAATGTAAACATCTCTAATAACTTTAGCTGCGTCTCTTGACTATAATGAGATTTCATGCTAATTATGTAAATGCTAAActgatctttcttttttttttcatgacctTCTTGTGATAAATGTATGTCGTTATTAGTTACTGTCCGGACtaaaccatgtgtgtgtgcacctaaTATTTGGTCACACTAGTGTACATACAATgcagtttatatatttaataaaataaattcctgTTAGACACGCCTAACTTCCTTAAACTGTCTTTCTATTGTCTGTGTGAATTTACTAGATTTAATCTTTATCTAAAAAaactacaataaatataattttcattAGAAGTTTTATAtcagttatatatttatgttgaaTCGGTATTATAATGCAATGACCACTAAAAGAATTCCCGGTGGTCTTTGGGTTCATTCTGTATTTTTACACTTTAGTTTTTGTGGGCCGTCGATGTCGAAGGCCTCCGAAAACCCGAGAGCAGCCTTCAGATCCAGGCGTACAGTCGGGTCAGAACAGCGCCGAGCTCGTGGTAGGCTGCCTTCCTTTTCATTAGCGTTATATTTCAAACACTCTGATTTTCCTGATTATTGAGATGAAGTGATGAAGTAAAATGATTGAGTGATTGGAGACCTGTAGATGAGACACGGTGCCTTTTGCAGGGGAAAGTTCCATGTGTGAAAACTGCGTGGTGCAACGTGCGCTGTAGCAGACGTgttaacttgtgtgtgtgtgaggaaaagaaAACGTGTTAAAACTGGTGTTTTGAAAACACCTCTGCTGTGAAATCACCTCATGCACCTGAAACACACATTATATCTTTATGTAATGACCTCAATTATTTAAGTGAGATGATCGTTAGTAATTCGTTCATGTAATGAATTGAGGCTTATTACATtcacacaatgaatgtaaaagttCTACTTTTCTAGTGgataaaatgtgcaataataataataataataattattattgcaatACAAGTAATATGTACACATGATGCACATGAATCACTGTAGATTTTTTCAAGTATAGTTTAGTATTAAACTGCAAAGTAAAGCAGTTGCATGTCTCAGGACGTTACTGAGGATATAAACATAATGGTTTAACATTAtaattaaatctattttttaatgAGTGGTGCATATAAAACACTGTGGTAACCTGTACAATAACAGCTCAGTTCTGATCTTCAGCGCAGTGTGAAAAGCAGGGTTTTGTTAACAGGTGTGTCTTCAACATGTTGCCATCAACTACCATGCTTCATTTTCATACATTAACCactgcgttttttttctttctttcagtacTCAGAGGTGAAGTTCGTCTCGAATAAAGGACGCGCCAAGACCAAGAACCTCAACAGCACGTACGCTCTCCTGCACCTCCCGAACCAGTGAATCCCGAGAGATCTCCGAGTGATCCCCAAGTGATCTCCAGAGATCCTTAAGTGATCCCCAAATTATTTCCGAATGATCCCCAACTGATCCCCGGAGATCCCCGACTGAC contains the following coding sequences:
- the LOC124380001 gene encoding uncharacterized protein LOC124380001, encoding MKTVLLFYLLVCCGAAEGFTEKLVDLGQNVTLQCEVAVRHVSWYLMKQSEPPVYILLSPSSIILNPEYSNQTFRKIFSVQYNSSLFIHNISTNELGVYHCIHCGSPPNISRGIRLYTQNHAAASGLKNQTSKPDHQQSEENGLTLLPFLIVSVIIICILIITVTVFVGRRCRRPPKTREQPSDPGVQSGQNSAELVYSEVKFVSNKGRAKTKNLNSTYALLHLPNQ